In one Nicotiana tomentosiformis chromosome 6, ASM39032v3, whole genome shotgun sequence genomic region, the following are encoded:
- the LOC138894562 gene encoding uncharacterized protein, whose translation MAATPNFEEGQSTYRPPRFNGQYYGWWKTRMHDFIMAEDSELWDIIYDGPFVPTKNLGDPAVAIPKTRKEFNDADRKVVEKNFRAKNILVCGIGPDEYNRISACQSAKEIWEALQTAHEGTT comes from the coding sequence atggctgctacaccaaactttgaagaaggtcaatctaCCTACAGGCCACCAAGGTTCAATGGCCAgtactatggatggtggaagactaggatgcacgacttcatcatggctgaagattcagaGCTATGGGATATTATCTATGATGGACCTTTTGTTCCTACCAAGAATCTTGGCGACCCAGCTGTAGCCATTCCCAAGACGAGGAAGGAATTCAATGACGCTGATCGAAAGGTCGTAGAAAAGAATTTTCGTGCGAAGAATATTCTTGTTTGTGGTATTGGTCCTGATGAATACAACAGGATATCGGCATGTCAGTCAGCCAAGGAAATCTGGGAAGCTCTTCAGACAGCTCACGAAGGAACAACATAG